A genomic segment from Sciurus carolinensis chromosome 1, mSciCar1.2, whole genome shotgun sequence encodes:
- the LOC124992857 gene encoding nucleoside diphosphate kinase B, which yields MANLERTFIAIKPDGVQRGLVGEIIKRFEQKGFRLVAMKFLRASEDHLKQHYIDLKDRPFFPGLVKYMNSGPVVAMVWEGLNVVKTGRVMLGETNPADSKPGTIRGDFCIQVGRNIIHGSDSIQSAEKEISLWFKPEELVDYKSCAHDWVYE from the coding sequence ATGGCCAACCTCGAACGCACCTTCATCGCCATCAAGCCGGACGGCGTGCAGCGCGGCCTGGTGGGCGAGATCATCAAGCGCTTCGAGCAGAAGGGGTTCCGGCTGGTGGCCATGAAGTTCCTTCGGGCCTCTGAGGACCATCTGAAGCAGCACTACATTGACCTGAAAGATCGACCCTTCTTCCCAGGGCTGGTGAAGTACATGAACTCAGGGCCAGTGGTGGCTATGGTCTGGGAGGGGCTGAATGTGGTGAAGACAGGCCGAGTGATGCTTGGGGAGACGAATCCAGCAGATTCTAAACCAGGTACCATTCGAGGGGACTTCTGCATTCAAGTTGGCAGGAACATCATTCATGGCAGTGACTCCATACAAAGCGCTGAAAAAGAGATCAGCCTATGGTTTAAGCCTGAAGAATTGGTTGACTACAAGTCTTGTGCTCATGACTGGGTCTATGAATAG